From the genome of Methanobrevibacter wolinii SH:
AAGTATGGTATGATATTAAAGCACCTATTGAATTTGGTGAAAAAGAAATAGGAGAAACTCCTTCTAGAGATCCTGAATTTTTAATTGGAAGAAATGTTGATGTAACTATGAGGGAATTAACTGGAGATTTCTCAAAACAATACATCAAATTAAACTTTGAAATTAATAATGTTGCAGGAAAAGTAGCAAATACTAGATTTGCAGGACATAAAATCACTTCTGATCGTATTAGAAGTATGATTAGAAGAGGTACTAGTAGAATTGATTCTATTGCTATTGTAAAAACTAAAGATGGACATGAAATTAAAGTTCATGTTTTAGCTGTAACTAATAAAAGAGCTAAATCTTCTCAACAAAAATTCATGAGAGAAACTATTAAAAACTTAGTTACTGAATCTGCTAGTGAAAAATCTTTCAAAGAATTCACTGAAATTTTAACTAATGGTAGATTAGCTTCTGAAATTTACCATAATGCTAAAAAAATCTACCCTCTTAATAGAGTAGAAATCATTAAAAGTAAAGTATACAATTAAGTTTGATTAAACTTTATTTATTTTATTTTTTAGTTTAAATTAATTGAAGTTTTTAATTTTACTTAAAAACTTTTATTTTCTAATTTTTCTTTATTTAATTAAACTCTTATTAAAATTTATTTAATTTTTTGATATTTTTCCTTTTTCTAGTTATTTTTTAAGTATTTTTATATATTAAGATAAATTTTATATTTAATTAATTACATAATTTTAAGTAATTTTATTAAATGTGATTTTATGACTGGGCAAATATGGATAAATGTTATTTCTGTAGTAATATTATTTATTTTAGGGGCTTTTATTTATAAAAGAAAAGCATTAGATTTCTTAGGTTCTGTATGTATGATAATTATGGGTATTGTCATATTATTATCTGCAGGTTTAAATTGGTTATTAATTATTGTCCTATTCTTTATTATGGGTATTGGTGCAACTTATTATTCAAAAGATTATAAAAAACGTTTAGGAGAATTTGAAGGTAGACGTACTGCTAAAAATGTTATTTCTAATGGGGTAGTAGCATTTGTTATGGCTGCATTTGGTGGTTATTATCTTCCTTTTGTCGGTGGTTTTATAGGAGCTATTGCTACAGCAACTTCTGATACATTAGGTAGTGAAATTGGTATTTTATCAACTCCTCGTTTAATTACTAATTTTAAAAAAGTTCAACCAGGTACTAATGGGGCAGTTTCTGTTAGAGGAACTTTAGCAGGTATTATTGGAGCTTTTATCATTGGAATTGCTGCATTTTTACTTGGTGTTTTACCAAATATTTGGATTTCAATTAAAATTTCTGTAATTTCTGGTACTGTTGGTTGTTTTATGGATAGTTTATTAGGAGCAGTATTTGAAAATCGTAATTATTTAACAAATGAACATGTTAATTTATTAGCAACTATTACTGGAGCTATTGTTGGAATTATCTGTTGTTTATAAAATCTAAATTCTATAATTTTTAGATTTATTTACTTTTTTTATTTTTAAAATATTTTCATTTGTTTTAAGTCTTTATAAATTTTTTATATTTAAATAAGATATAAACTATATTTTATAATAAGATTATATTTTCCTAGCTTATTTTTATTTTTTTAATTTTTTTTAATCTATTTAATTTTATTTCTTTTTCAATTTTTTTTAAATAAATTTTATATGTTTATAAATCAATATTTATATTTATAATATTTATTTTATGATTTTTAATCATAAATTTACTATTTTAATATAGTAATTTTATTTTATAATTTTGGTGATTTTGAATGAAAGGATTAATATTAGTAATGGACGGTATGGGAGATCGTCCTTTAAAAGAACTTAACAATCAAACTCCTCTTCAAGCAGCTAATACTCCAAATATGGATAAAATGGCTAAAGAGGGTATAACTGGAATTATGGATTCTATTGCTCCAGGTATTAGACCTGGAAGTGACACTGCTCATCTTTCTATTTTAGGATACAATCCATATGAAGTATATACTGGAAGAGGTCCTTTTGAAGCTTCTGGTGTAGGATTAGATGTTATTCCAGGTGATATTGCATTTAGATGTAATTTTTCAACAATGGATGAAAATGGTATTGTAACTGATAGACGTGCTGGTAGGATTAGGGATGGTACAAAAGATCTTGTTGAAACCTTAAATAAAATGGTAATTGAAGGTTATGAAGATGTTAAAATTATATTTAAAGAATCCACTGGACACCGTGCAGTTTTAGTACTTAGAGGTGAAGGTTTATCTGGAAATATCTCAGATGCAGATCCAAAAGTTGAAGGTAATGCTCCTGCTAAAGTTATGCCTTTAGATGATAGTGAAAAAGCTAAAAAAACTGCAGATTTAGTTAATAAAATAGTTATGAAAACATATGATATGATTAAAGATCATCCAGTAAACATTGAAAGAATTAATAATAATTTACCTCCAGCTAATGTTGTTATTCCTCGTGGTGCTGGGGAAGTTCCAGATGTAGAATCATTTAATGATAAATATGAGGTAAATTCTGCATGTATTGCAGAAACTGGTTTAATTATGGGTATTGGTCGTTTTGCAGGAATGGATATTATTGAAATGGAAGATGTTACTGGTGGAGTAGACACTAATCTTGAAAATATTAGGGATACTATTGTAGATCAAGTAAATAATTCAGAACATGACTTCTTCTTAATTAATATTGATGGTGCTGATGAAGCAGGGCATGATGGAAATACAAAACAAAAATTAGAATTTATTGAAAAAGTTGATAAAGTTGTAATGAGTGAATTATTAAAACTTGAAGATTGTTATATCTTTTTAACTGCAGATCATTCAACACCAATTTCAGTTAAAAATCATACTGGGGATCCTGTACCTATTTTAATTAGAGGTCCTGAAGTAAGAACTGATGATGTAGAAGAATATAATGAATTTGCAACTTATAAAGGAGGCCTCTGTAGAATTAGAGGTAGTGATGTAATGAATATTATGTTAGATTTAATGAATTATTCTCATAAATTTGGTGCTTAATTATTCTGAGGTTATAATATGGTAAATAAAACTTTATTTGGAACTTCTGGAATTAGAGGAGAAATTGGTTCAGAAGTTACTGCAGAACTTGCATTAAATGTAGGTAAATCTCTTGCAAGTTATCTTGGTAATGAAGGTAATGTAGTACTTGGTTATGATACTAGAACAACAAATAAAATGTTAGATCAAGCTATTACTGCAGGGCTTGTTGAAAGTGGAGTAAATGTTATTAAATTAGGTATGGTTCCAACTCCTCTTGTAGGATATGCTACTGAAAAATTATCTGCAGATGCAGGTATAA
Proteins encoded in this window:
- a CDS encoding 30S ribosomal protein S3ae, which codes for MAKAKRRVRDTWREKVWYDIKAPIEFGEKEIGETPSRDPEFLIGRNVDVTMRELTGDFSKQYIKLNFEINNVAGKVANTRFAGHKITSDRIRSMIRRGTSRIDSIAIVKTKDGHEIKVHVLAVTNKRAKSSQQKFMRETIKNLVTESASEKSFKEFTEILTNGRLASEIYHNAKKIYPLNRVEIIKSKVYN
- a CDS encoding TIGR00297 family protein, whose product is MTGQIWINVISVVILFILGAFIYKRKALDFLGSVCMIIMGIVILLSAGLNWLLIIVLFFIMGIGATYYSKDYKKRLGEFEGRRTAKNVISNGVVAFVMAAFGGYYLPFVGGFIGAIATATSDTLGSEIGILSTPRLITNFKKVQPGTNGAVSVRGTLAGIIGAFIIGIAAFLLGVLPNIWISIKISVISGTVGCFMDSLLGAVFENRNYLTNEHVNLLATITGAIVGIICCL
- a CDS encoding 2,3-bisphosphoglycerate-independent phosphoglycerate mutase, which gives rise to MKGLILVMDGMGDRPLKELNNQTPLQAANTPNMDKMAKEGITGIMDSIAPGIRPGSDTAHLSILGYNPYEVYTGRGPFEASGVGLDVIPGDIAFRCNFSTMDENGIVTDRRAGRIRDGTKDLVETLNKMVIEGYEDVKIIFKESTGHRAVLVLRGEGLSGNISDADPKVEGNAPAKVMPLDDSEKAKKTADLVNKIVMKTYDMIKDHPVNIERINNNLPPANVVIPRGAGEVPDVESFNDKYEVNSACIAETGLIMGIGRFAGMDIIEMEDVTGGVDTNLENIRDTIVDQVNNSEHDFFLINIDGADEAGHDGNTKQKLEFIEKVDKVVMSELLKLEDCYIFLTADHSTPISVKNHTGDPVPILIRGPEVRTDDVEEYNEFATYKGGLCRIRGSDVMNIMLDLMNYSHKFGA